The Lachnospiraceae bacterium oral taxon 500 genome window below encodes:
- a CDS encoding ABC transporter ATP-binding protein encodes MIALVHRIVKFSGKYAAKIRIAYVFFFLKSACANAPVMLAMWLVNLLLEKRAALPDILAAAGAMIGFLAAQAVFQNLSDRFQSAAGYEIFADKRLELGEHLRRLPMGYFTEGNMGRISSILSVDMVFIEENSMSLVAGVVSDIFSQIILTAFLFLLHPLLGAAALAAEAAAVLLAQGMRRSDLANSLHRQQVLEEMTDAVLEYTAGFAVSRSFGLTGESAAGLRQNFQAMTAMNLSFEERHMPWERALGLVYGLGTTLILGAGIYLQQKNALPVGHFIGLLLFLFHIFAPIRHLYEGVSRMSIMQTALDKIERLLAEEVLPDTGRESLPERAEAEIEFRQVSFAYGQKEVLHQISFAVKPGQTLALIGQSGGGKTTVANLLARFWDIQSGEILLRGRNIKTLPMETLLGHLSVVFQRVYLFRDTVYQNIAMSRPEASREEVVEAAKKARCYDFIMRLPYGFDTIIGEGGSSLSGGEAQRISIARGILKNAPVIILDEATASIDADNEYYIRQALAELCRDKTVIIIAHRLNTIRSADQILLLEDGRICAGGSHQELMGSSEKYRRLTALQEQAGGWNQEENHE; translated from the coding sequence ATGATTGCGTTGGTGCATCGGATTGTTAAGTTTTCGGGCAAGTATGCGGCCAAAATCCGAATTGCCTATGTGTTTTTCTTTTTGAAATCGGCCTGCGCCAATGCTCCGGTCATGCTGGCCATGTGGCTGGTCAATTTGCTGCTGGAGAAGCGGGCGGCGCTTCCGGACATTTTAGCGGCAGCCGGAGCGATGATTGGCTTCTTGGCGGCACAGGCGGTGTTTCAAAACCTGTCGGATCGCTTTCAGTCGGCAGCCGGGTACGAAATCTTTGCCGATAAGCGGCTGGAGTTGGGCGAGCATTTGCGCCGGCTGCCGATGGGGTATTTCACGGAGGGAAATATGGGGCGGATCAGTTCGATTTTATCCGTCGATATGGTGTTTATTGAAGAAAACAGTATGAGCTTAGTGGCTGGTGTGGTCAGCGATATTTTCAGTCAAATCATTTTAACGGCTTTTTTGTTCCTGCTACATCCGCTGCTGGGGGCGGCGGCGCTGGCGGCGGAAGCGGCGGCTGTTTTGCTGGCGCAGGGGATGCGGCGAAGTGATTTGGCTAATTCTTTGCACCGGCAGCAGGTGCTGGAAGAAATGACGGACGCCGTTTTGGAGTATACGGCCGGATTTGCGGTCAGCCGCAGCTTTGGCTTGACCGGAGAGAGTGCGGCCGGTTTGCGGCAAAACTTTCAGGCGATGACGGCGATGAACCTGTCCTTTGAGGAGCGGCATATGCCGTGGGAGCGGGCACTGGGGCTTGTCTATGGGCTGGGAACGACTTTGATTTTGGGAGCAGGCATTTATTTGCAGCAGAAAAATGCTTTGCCGGTAGGGCATTTTATTGGTTTGCTTCTCTTTTTATTTCATATTTTTGCGCCGATTCGGCATTTGTATGAAGGTGTCAGCCGGATGTCAATTATGCAGACGGCGCTGGATAAAATTGAGCGGCTGCTGGCGGAGGAAGTTCTGCCGGATACCGGCCGGGAAAGTCTGCCGGAGCGGGCGGAAGCAGAAATTGAGTTTCGTCAGGTGTCTTTTGCTTACGGTCAAAAAGAAGTTTTGCATCAGATTTCTTTTGCGGTTAAGCCCGGACAAACGCTGGCCTTGATTGGTCAGAGCGGCGGCGGCAAGACGACGGTTGCCAATTTACTGGCTCGGTTTTGGGATATTCAGAGCGGCGAGATTTTGCTCCGGGGCAGAAATATTAAAACGCTGCCGATGGAAACGCTGCTGGGGCATTTGAGCGTGGTCTTTCAAAGGGTATATTTGTTTCGGGATACGGTTTATCAAAATATTGCTATGAGTCGGCCGGAAGCCAGCCGGGAGGAAGTGGTGGAAGCGGCCAAGAAGGCGCGCTGCTATGACTTCATTATGCGCCTGCCCTACGGTTTTGACACCATAATCGGCGAGGGCGGGTCAAGCTTATCCGGCGGCGAGGCGCAGCGGATATCCATTGCCAGAGGGATTTTAAAAAATGCACCGGTCATTATCCTGGATGAGGCGACGGCCAGTATTGATGCCGATAACGAATATTATATCCGGCAGGCGCTGGCCGAGTTGTGCCGGGACAAGACGGTTATCATTATTGCCCATCGCCTGAATACGATTCGCAGTGCGGATCAGATTTTGCTCTTAGAGGACGGCCGGATTTGCGCCGGCGGCAGTCATCAGGAGTTGATGGGCAGCAGTGAAAAATACCGGCGTCTGACGGCTTTGCAGGAGCAGGCCGGCGGCTGGAATCAGGAGGAAAATCATGAGTAA
- a CDS encoding ABC transporter ATP-binding protein: MIRLDKVSFHYGGEHGSGEGVEAIDLSIGSGEFVVLCGRSGCGKTTVTRLINGLAPQFYPGEMKGTVEVGGVAVSTEPLSHTAALIGNVFQNPKSQFFNVDTTGELVFGCENQGMPAPEIGRRLEKTVTEMKLEGLTGRNIFELSGGEKQQIACASVYTVAPQVYVLDEPSSNLDQKAIRRLHDILQKIKQEGATVILSEHRLHYLMDLADRFLYMADGRMVREFTSEEIQALPDGELEQLGLRCTDLTKLKRNPAFQPSFSAAPKAAVEALDLSCHRADTQILDMESLALPEGSIVAMIGDNGCGKSTLAESLCGVIPSGGSVAFAGKYLTNKERYRRSYLVMQDVNRQLFGESVWEEVRLNAAVSEAETETILQALGLAAMKDRHPAALSGGQKQRVAIASALCAGKEILFYDEPTSGLDRQGMERFGRLLQDMREKLLASVIITHDPELIFTCCTHVLHVENGRVLAFYPLNEEGAERVRYYFLKQGGESVSPKRETSGKIGKILQYAGKYRKYTYLAAALMTVGAAARVLPFLAIYRLLAAVIAGQSIGMRDAAVVIAVVLLGQLGYTFFYTFGFQYSHLAAYHTLENIRRHLQAKMEQQPLGDILNIGTGAVKKLFIDDIESIELLLAHLIPEGIANLTVPAAGFLLLVAVDWQLALMTLLMLLFGLAASGQMYALGMDQMSSYFAAAKRLNNTIIEYVNGMEAVRIFNRQGEVGRKYAGAVSGYRDFALAWYKICWPWMALYSSLFSNILLYTLPFGALLVFLGQISLSRYVLALCLNFAIGPLLLHCISFMGLLPQANYKIQALEKAMDRRALKTGEQAFTGQGYDICFEQVHFGYQGEEVIKGISFQALSGQMTALVGESGSGKSTLARLLVHYYDVSGGRICLGGQDIREMSLAALNQQIAYVSQELFLFNRSILENIRIGRPTASDEEVKTAARKAGCEEFILALEQGYDTLAGSAGSSLSGGQRQRIAFARAILKDAPVIVLDEATAFIDPENEQKMNQAIRQIITGKTVIVIAHKLRQVAGADQIILLKEGKVHRCGRHEELVKDCALYQKLWAASESAQAFHLKAGKEAEA, encoded by the coding sequence ATGATTCGATTGGATAAAGTAAGTTTTCATTATGGCGGCGAGCATGGCAGCGGAGAAGGGGTCGAGGCGATTGATTTGTCCATTGGTTCCGGTGAGTTCGTGGTGCTGTGCGGCCGGAGCGGCTGCGGCAAAACGACGGTTACCCGGCTGATTAACGGCCTGGCGCCGCAGTTTTATCCCGGTGAAATGAAAGGCACGGTTGAAGTCGGCGGCGTGGCCGTCAGTACCGAGCCTTTGTCGCATACTGCCGCCTTAATCGGCAATGTTTTTCAAAATCCCAAAAGCCAGTTTTTTAATGTCGATACGACCGGTGAGTTGGTTTTTGGCTGTGAAAATCAAGGTATGCCGGCGCCGGAAATTGGGCGGCGTTTAGAGAAAACGGTGACGGAAATGAAGTTGGAGGGATTGACCGGCCGTAATATTTTTGAACTGTCCGGCGGGGAAAAGCAGCAGATTGCCTGTGCTTCTGTTTACACCGTTGCGCCGCAGGTTTATGTGTTGGACGAACCATCGTCCAATCTTGACCAAAAGGCAATCCGGCGGCTGCATGATATTTTGCAGAAAATAAAGCAGGAGGGTGCAACCGTGATTCTTTCCGAGCACCGGCTTCATTATTTAATGGATTTGGCTGACCGGTTTTTATATATGGCGGATGGCCGGATGGTTCGTGAGTTTACTTCGGAAGAAATACAGGCTTTGCCGGATGGCGAGTTAGAGCAGCTGGGGCTGCGCTGCACGGATTTGACGAAACTAAAGAGGAATCCTGCGTTTCAGCCGTCTTTTTCCGCTGCCCCCAAAGCAGCGGTTGAAGCGTTGGACTTATCCTGCCATCGGGCGGATACGCAAATCCTGGATATGGAAAGTTTGGCCTTGCCGGAGGGCAGTATTGTAGCCATGATTGGCGATAACGGCTGCGGCAAAAGCACGCTGGCCGAGTCGCTCTGCGGTGTAATCCCATCCGGCGGAAGTGTGGCTTTTGCCGGAAAATATTTAACGAATAAGGAACGTTACCGCCGGAGTTACTTGGTGATGCAGGATGTCAACCGCCAGTTGTTCGGCGAAAGCGTCTGGGAGGAAGTTCGGCTGAATGCGGCGGTGTCCGAGGCGGAAACGGAAACTATTTTGCAGGCGCTGGGTCTGGCGGCAATGAAAGACCGGCATCCGGCGGCTTTATCCGGCGGGCAGAAGCAGCGGGTGGCGATTGCGTCTGCTTTATGTGCCGGCAAGGAGATTTTGTTTTATGACGAGCCGACCAGCGGCCTTGACCGGCAGGGGATGGAACGGTTTGGCCGGCTGCTGCAAGATATGCGGGAAAAGCTGCTGGCGTCGGTTATTATTACGCATGATCCGGAGTTGATTTTTACCTGCTGCACCCATGTTTTGCATGTGGAAAACGGTCGGGTGCTGGCGTTTTATCCGCTAAATGAAGAAGGCGCAGAACGGGTGCGCTATTATTTTTTAAAGCAAGGCGGCGAGAGTGTCAGCCCCAAACGGGAAACGTCAGGAAAAATCGGTAAAATCCTGCAGTATGCCGGTAAATACCGAAAATATACTTATTTGGCGGCGGCGCTGATGACGGTTGGCGCAGCGGCCAGAGTGCTTCCTTTTTTGGCGATTTACCGGCTGCTGGCGGCGGTGATTGCCGGACAAAGCATTGGTATGCGGGATGCGGCGGTGGTTATCGCGGTGGTGCTGCTTGGTCAGTTGGGCTATACTTTTTTTTATACCTTTGGCTTTCAGTATTCCCATCTTGCCGCGTATCATACACTGGAAAATATTCGCCGCCATTTGCAGGCCAAAATGGAGCAGCAGCCGCTGGGCGATATCCTGAATATCGGTACCGGTGCGGTTAAGAAACTCTTTATTGACGATATTGAATCTATCGAATTGCTGCTGGCGCATCTGATTCCGGAGGGAATCGCCAATTTGACTGTACCGGCGGCAGGGTTTTTACTGCTGGTGGCGGTGGACTGGCAATTAGCTTTGATGACGCTGCTGATGCTTTTATTTGGACTGGCTGCATCCGGCCAGATGTACGCACTGGGTATGGATCAGATGAGCAGTTATTTTGCGGCGGCGAAACGTCTGAATAATACGATTATCGAGTATGTGAACGGGATGGAAGCGGTTCGGATTTTTAACCGGCAGGGCGAGGTCGGCAGAAAATATGCCGGAGCGGTCAGCGGTTATCGGGATTTTGCTTTGGCCTGGTATAAAATATGCTGGCCGTGGATGGCACTGTACAGCAGTTTGTTTTCTAATATCTTGCTGTATACTTTGCCGTTTGGCGCACTGCTGGTGTTTCTGGGGCAAATTTCACTTTCCCGCTATGTGCTCGCGCTTTGCTTAAACTTTGCCATCGGCCCGCTTCTGCTGCACTGCATCAGTTTTATGGGGCTGCTGCCGCAGGCTAATTATAAGATTCAGGCGCTGGAAAAAGCAATGGACAGAAGGGCTTTAAAGACTGGCGAGCAGGCATTTACCGGGCAAGGGTATGATATTTGTTTTGAGCAGGTACACTTTGGCTATCAGGGGGAAGAAGTCATTAAAGGGATTAGCTTTCAGGCACTTTCCGGGCAGATGACGGCGCTGGTTGGTGAAAGCGGTTCCGGCAAAAGTACGCTGGCACGGCTGCTGGTACATTATTATGATGTCAGCGGCGGCCGGATTTGCTTGGGCGGTCAGGATATTCGGGAAATGAGTTTGGCGGCTCTGAATCAGCAAATTGCCTATGTATCGCAGGAGTTGTTTTTATTTAACCGCAGTATTTTGGAAAATATTCGGATCGGCCGGCCGACGGCCAGTGATGAAGAAGTGAAAACCGCTGCCCGAAAAGCGGGGTGTGAGGAATTTATTTTAGCCTTAGAGCAGGGCTATGATACGCTTGCCGGCAGTGCCGGAAGTTCTTTATCCGGCGGACAAAGACAGCGGATTGCTTTTGCGCGGGCGATTTTAAAGGATGCACCGGTGATTGTCTTAGATGAGGCGACGGCTTTTATTGATCCGGAAAATGAGCAGAAAATGAATCAGGCTATCCGGCAGATCATTACCGGTAAAACGGTGATTGTAATTGCCCATAAACTGCGGCAGGTTGCCGGGGCGGATCAGATTATTCTATTAAAGGAAGGAAAAGTTCATCGCTGCGGCCGGCACGAGGAATTAGTCAAGGACTGCGCCCTGTATCAAAAGCTGTGGGCAGCTTCAGAGAGCGCGCAGGCATTTCATTTGAAAGCCGGGAAGGAGGCGGAGGCATGA
- a CDS encoding energy-coupling factor transporter transmembrane protein EcfT: MNTGIYGQSARGLIQLDPRTKLLIFFAGSVFSLNSYAMLPMLVYGTALCLILALCGKPWLALKSYLGWGAVMYLRWCVMSSPGAPFLEIIVTTLTMLVLFSFPFLLGFLLLVETTRLSQFLAAFQAMRLPVKLIIPVAVFFRFIPTVQEEWTGIRKAMAFRGIALSPAAIIRQPLKTIEYILIPLLLSSIAVMEELAAATLARGMDLDIRRSSYEQVKLKALDYLVMAFFIGLSAYLLASGKGLT, encoded by the coding sequence ATGAATACCGGGATTTATGGGCAGAGCGCCAGAGGCTTAATCCAACTGGACCCGAGGACTAAACTTTTGATTTTCTTTGCCGGCAGCGTCTTTAGCTTAAACAGCTACGCCATGCTGCCGATGCTGGTTTATGGCACGGCGCTTTGTCTTATTTTAGCACTGTGCGGTAAGCCTTGGCTGGCGCTGAAAAGTTATCTGGGCTGGGGAGCAGTAATGTATTTGCGCTGGTGTGTGATGTCCAGTCCCGGTGCGCCTTTTTTGGAAATCATAGTAACCACTCTGACGATGTTGGTTTTATTTAGCTTTCCCTTTTTGCTGGGATTTTTGCTGCTGGTGGAAACCACTCGGCTCAGTCAGTTTTTAGCCGCTTTTCAGGCTATGCGCCTGCCGGTTAAGCTTATTATTCCGGTGGCGGTTTTCTTTCGTTTTATTCCGACCGTTCAGGAGGAATGGACAGGGATTCGTAAGGCCATGGCCTTTCGAGGAATTGCATTAAGTCCGGCGGCCATTATCCGGCAGCCGCTGAAAACGATTGAGTACATTTTGATCCCGCTGCTGCTGAGTTCTATTGCCGTAATGGAAGAACTGGCGGCGGCAACGCTGGCGAGGGGTATGGATTTGGATATCCGGCGTTCCTCGTATGAACAGGTAAAGCTAAAGGCGCTCGACTATTTGGTAATGGCGTTTTTCATCGGCTTAAGTGCCTATTTGCTGGCCAGTGGCAAAGGCCTGACTTGA
- a CDS encoding carbohydrate ABC transporter permease translates to MRRKLRNGEKIRLYLILTLIGILMLMPFVYMISISLISPQTNAKMLFTVLPQELHFQNYIRVFTDERILRWFMNSVVLVVFCMIGQVMASSFVAFGFARLNYKYKNVLFMILLATMMIPQQITLIPQFIIFTKLKWVNTLLPIIVPNFAGGAYNIFLCRQIIMTIPQSLDDAAKIDGLGYIGIYFKMILPLIKPVLAVIAIFTFNYNWGAFMEPLIYIEDKAKMPLALGVQILSATSSVGATPEWNIVMVSSLLLTLPMIIIFILNQRRIFELNVGISSDVSK, encoded by the coding sequence ATGAGAAGAAAGCTGAGAAATGGGGAAAAGATAAGGCTTTACTTGATTTTGACACTAATCGGAATTTTAATGCTGATGCCCTTTGTCTATATGATCTCTATCTCTTTGATATCGCCGCAGACCAATGCGAAGATGTTGTTTACGGTTTTGCCGCAGGAGTTGCATTTTCAAAACTATATTCGTGTTTTTACGGATGAGAGAATTCTCCGCTGGTTTATGAACAGTGTTGTGCTGGTGGTGTTTTGTATGATTGGTCAGGTTATGGCCAGTTCGTTTGTGGCGTTTGGCTTTGCCCGGCTGAATTATAAGTACAAAAATGTTTTGTTTATGATTTTGCTGGCAACGATGATGATTCCGCAGCAAATTACGCTGATTCCGCAGTTTATTATTTTTACCAAACTAAAGTGGGTCAATACCTTACTGCCGATTATCGTTCCTAATTTTGCCGGCGGAGCATATAATATTTTCTTATGTCGGCAGATTATTATGACGATTCCGCAGTCGTTAGACGATGCGGCCAAGATTGACGGCTTAGGCTATATCGGAATTTACTTTAAAATGATATTGCCCTTGATTAAACCGGTGCTGGCAGTGATTGCCATATTTACCTTTAATTATAATTGGGGTGCGTTTATGGAACCGCTGATTTATATTGAGGATAAGGCAAAAATGCCATTGGCGCTGGGAGTGCAGATATTAAGTGCGACTTCCTCTGTCGGCGCTACGCCGGAGTGGAATATTGTTATGGTATCTTCTCTGCTGCTGACTTTGCCGATGATAATTATTTTTATATTGAATCAGCGGCGAATCTTTGAGTTGAATGTTGGAATCAGCAGCGATGTAAGTAAGTAG
- a CDS encoding ABC transporter permease produces MSFTDWNMLTKPNFIGLENYIYLFSEDKLFWKVLYNTFYYVLIMVPLTTVVSLLVAYLLNKPVRGIRWFRTIFYLPSVVPVVASSLIFLWILAPKGIINQALAFLGLKGPAWLLDEKYVKMSFVMLALWAVGGSMILLLSGMQSISKELYESAALDGASRWRQFCSITIPMLSPIIFFNLIMGIIGGLQTFSQVYILTKGGPNNASKMIVPYLYDNAFKYYRMGYASALSWVLFVIILAFTLAVLKSSSLWVFYEGEVRK; encoded by the coding sequence ATCAGTTTTACGGACTGGAATATGCTGACAAAGCCCAATTTTATAGGCTTGGAGAATTATATTTATTTATTTTCAGAAGATAAACTTTTTTGGAAAGTGTTATACAATACTTTTTACTATGTGCTTATTATGGTGCCGCTGACGACGGTGGTTTCTCTGTTGGTGGCATATCTTTTAAACAAACCGGTTCGTGGTATTCGCTGGTTTCGGACGATTTTTTATTTGCCGTCGGTCGTACCGGTGGTAGCAAGTTCGCTGATATTCTTATGGATTTTAGCACCCAAGGGCATAATCAATCAGGCCTTGGCTTTTTTGGGGCTGAAAGGACCGGCGTGGCTCTTAGATGAAAAGTATGTTAAAATGTCTTTCGTTATGTTGGCGCTGTGGGCGGTTGGCGGCAGCATGATTTTGCTGCTTTCGGGAATGCAGAGCATTTCCAAAGAATTATATGAATCGGCGGCATTGGACGGAGCAAGCCGCTGGCGGCAATTTTGCAGCATTACGATACCAATGCTGAGTCCGATTATCTTTTTTAATTTGATTATGGGAATTATTGGTGGTTTGCAGACCTTTTCGCAGGTTTATATTTTGACGAAAGGAGGGCCGAACAACGCCAGCAAAATGATTGTGCCGTATCTTTATGACAATGCGTTTAAGTATTATCGTATGGGTTATGCGTCGGCGCTGTCGTGGGTGCTGTTTGTAATTATTCTGGCATTTACTCTGGCGGTGCTGAAGTCATCCAGCCTGTGGGTATTTTATGAGGGTGAGGTGAGAAAATGA